In Salinisphaera sp. LB1, one genomic interval encodes:
- a CDS encoding chemoreceptor glutamine deamidase CheD, whose amino-acid sequence MSAGAEACRADPAFASRRYVDVHGEVHIKLLPKEFYVTDQPFVLTTVLGSCVAACLRDAAAGVAGMNHFMLPDLDGAESARIRSMVYGGYAMNRLIDALLAHGARRERLEAKVFGGANVLADMRTARIGDANADFVRDYLARARIPILAEDLGGGWPRQVQYAAGTGRARVRRLRVVESALAERERRVAEAAAPVVAGSSA is encoded by the coding sequence ATGAGTGCGGGCGCCGAAGCGTGCCGTGCGGATCCGGCATTCGCCAGCCGTCGCTATGTCGACGTGCATGGCGAAGTACATATCAAGTTGTTGCCGAAGGAGTTCTACGTCACGGACCAACCGTTCGTGCTCACGACTGTGCTGGGTTCTTGCGTGGCCGCCTGCCTGCGCGATGCAGCCGCGGGCGTGGCGGGCATGAACCACTTCATGCTGCCGGATCTGGACGGCGCCGAGAGTGCCCGAATTCGCAGCATGGTTTACGGCGGCTATGCCATGAACCGGCTGATCGACGCTTTGCTGGCCCATGGGGCGCGGCGCGAAAGACTCGAGGCCAAGGTCTTTGGTGGTGCCAACGTGCTGGCCGACATGCGCACGGCCCGCATCGGCGATGCCAATGCCGATTTCGTGCGCGACTACCTGGCTCGTGCCCGTATTCCCATCCTCGCGGAGGATCTCGGCGGCGGCTGGCCGCGCCAGGTCCAGTATGCGGCCGGCACCGGCCGGGCGCGTGTGCGCCGCCTGCGGGTGGTCGAGTCGGCGCTGGCCGAGCGTGAGCGCCGCGTCGCCGAGGCCGCCGCTCCGGTCGTGGCCGGGAGCTCCGCATGA
- a CDS encoding chemotaxis response regulator protein-glutamate methylesterase: MNAPIKVLAVDDSALMRQLLTAIVDEAPGMEMVATAPDPYAARELIKRHNPDVLTLDVEMPRMDGLDFLEKLMRLRPMPVVMVSSLTERGSQITLQALELGAVDFVAKPKVNIRDGLASAAADLVYKLRAAARSRPAARSTTAAPPARLTTPAISSEKLIAVGASTGGTEALRRLLEPMPANAPAILVTQHMPAGFTASFAHRLDSLCALAVAEASHGQRVLPGHVYIAPGGETHMKLARSGANYTIELDPSGPVNRHRPSVDVLFHSVARYAGANAVGVLLTGMGADGADGMVAMREAGATTIAQDQATSVVYGMPAEAVARGGATYELPLDEIGAKALARVAEAGGAVRI; this comes from the coding sequence ATGAATGCACCGATCAAGGTCCTGGCGGTCGACGATTCGGCGCTGATGCGCCAGCTGCTCACCGCCATCGTCGACGAAGCCCCCGGCATGGAGATGGTTGCGACCGCGCCCGATCCCTATGCCGCGCGCGAGTTGATCAAACGCCATAATCCCGATGTGCTCACGCTCGATGTCGAGATGCCGCGCATGGACGGGCTGGATTTCCTGGAAAAACTCATGCGGCTGCGGCCGATGCCGGTGGTGATGGTGTCGTCGCTCACCGAACGGGGATCGCAGATCACGCTGCAGGCACTCGAGCTGGGCGCAGTCGATTTCGTCGCCAAGCCGAAGGTCAACATTCGCGACGGCCTGGCCAGCGCGGCCGCGGACCTGGTGTACAAGCTGCGCGCGGCGGCCCGATCGCGGCCGGCCGCGCGTTCGACCACTGCGGCGCCTCCCGCGCGATTGACGACGCCCGCCATATCCAGTGAAAAGCTGATCGCCGTGGGTGCCTCGACCGGCGGCACGGAGGCGCTGCGCCGGCTGCTGGAGCCGATGCCGGCGAATGCGCCGGCCATTCTGGTCACCCAGCACATGCCGGCCGGGTTCACGGCGTCGTTCGCGCACCGACTGGATTCGCTGTGCGCCCTGGCCGTGGCGGAAGCCAGCCACGGTCAGCGTGTGTTGCCCGGGCATGTGTATATCGCCCCCGGCGGCGAGACGCACATGAAACTGGCCCGCAGTGGCGCCAACTACACGATCGAGCTCGACCCGAGTGGGCCGGTCAACCGTCATCGCCCTTCGGTGGATGTGCTGTTCCACTCGGTGGCGCGGTACGCCGGAGCCAATGCCGTGGGTGTGCTGCTGACCGGCATGGGCGCGGATGGCGCCGATGGCATGGTGGCCATGCGCGAAGCCGGGGCCACCACTATCGCCCAGGATCAGGCCACATCGGTGGTTTACGGCATGCCGGCCGAGGCCGTGGCCCGGGGCGGTGCCACCTACGAATTACCGCTCGACGAAATCGGCGCGAAGGCCCTGGCGCGGGTCGCCGAAGCCGGCGGCGCCGTCCGTATCTAA
- the cheY gene encoding chemotaxis response regulator CheY, which yields MAAADLQFLVVDDFSTMRRIVRNLLKELGYHNIEEAEDGNEALGKLAGGHIQFVISDWNMPNLNGLDMLKKIRADDGLKDLPVLMVTAEAKKENIVAAAQAGASGYVVKPFTAATLEEKMNKIFEKHGL from the coding sequence ATGGCTGCTGCCGATCTGCAATTTCTGGTGGTCGACGATTTCTCGACCATGCGCCGCATCGTGCGCAATCTGCTCAAGGAACTGGGCTACCACAACATCGAAGAGGCCGAGGACGGCAACGAGGCGCTCGGCAAGCTCGCGGGCGGACACATCCAGTTCGTGATCTCGGACTGGAACATGCCCAATCTCAACGGTCTGGATATGCTCAAGAAGATTCGCGCCGATGATGGGCTCAAGGACCTGCCCGTGCTGATGGTTACCGCGGAAGCGAAGAAAGAGAACATCGTTGCGGCGGCCCAGGCCGGCGCCAGCGGCTATGTGGTCAAGCCGTTCACGGCGGCCACGCTGGAAGAGAAGATGAACAAGATCTTCGAAAAGCACGGCCTGTAA
- the cheZ gene encoding protein phosphatase CheZ — MSHKQSPNPAAAGDQNGELIDRIGHLTRALHDSMRELGLDKEVEKAAEAIPDARDRLSYIAETTEAAAERALSAIEVAQPVQEQLAENANALSARWDTWFDAPIDLADARELVADTRGYLRELPEQTRVTNAQLHEIMMAQDFQDLTGQVVGKLIGVIRRIESQLVEVLVEHMPEAAEYRGRRESEADDGLLNGPQIKADGKADVVTDQAQVDDLLEELGF; from the coding sequence ATGAGTCACAAGCAAAGTCCGAATCCGGCCGCTGCCGGGGATCAAAACGGCGAACTCATCGACCGCATCGGCCATCTCACGCGTGCGCTGCACGACAGCATGCGCGAGCTGGGTCTGGACAAGGAGGTCGAGAAAGCCGCCGAGGCGATCCCGGATGCCCGCGACCGGTTGAGCTACATCGCCGAGACGACCGAAGCCGCTGCCGAGCGCGCGCTGTCGGCGATCGAGGTCGCGCAGCCGGTCCAGGAGCAGCTGGCCGAGAACGCGAACGCGCTGTCGGCGCGCTGGGACACCTGGTTCGATGCCCCGATCGACCTGGCCGACGCCCGCGAGCTGGTCGCCGACACGCGCGGCTACCTGCGCGAGCTGCCCGAGCAGACGCGAGTTACCAACGCCCAGCTGCACGAAATCATGATGGCGCAGGATTTCCAGGACCTGACCGGTCAGGTGGTCGGCAAGCTGATCGGGGTAATTCGACGCATCGAAAGCCAGCTGGTCGAGGTGCTGGTCGAGCACATGCCCGAGGCCGCCGAATACCGCGGCCGTCGCGAATCCGAGGCCGATGACGGCCTGCTCAACGGGCCACAGATCAAGGCCGACGGTAAAGCCGATGTGGTCACCGATCAGGCGCAAGTCGACGATCTGCTCGAAGAACTCGGGTTCTGA
- the flhB gene encoding flagellar biosynthesis protein FlhB, with the protein MAEDSDEEKTEDPTPQRLDKAREEGQVARSRELTTFLLLATGIAGLWLTSGWFVQAVLTVGRTGFTFGPGVAHEQARMMSQVVGQLFTIARGIAPLLGVLLVMALVAPNLLGGWMISAKSIKVDVNRLNPVKGLGRVFSSNAAAELGKAIAKSVLIGSVAAGFIYAHLGELIGLAGQDPGTAIMHALRLVIFCCALMVLVFVVVVAIDVPFQIWSHHKKLRMSLKEIKDEHKENEGDPQIKARVREQQQRMARSRMMAAVPEADVVVTNPSHYAVALAYDGEQMGAPRVVAKGADEVAARIRDLAAEHRIPRLAAPPLARALYRHADLNTEIPAALYTAVAEVLAWVYQLDRARRDGAPAPETPRDIDVPPELAVPAGQDSTS; encoded by the coding sequence ATGGCCGAAGACAGCGACGAGGAAAAAACAGAAGACCCGACCCCGCAACGCCTGGACAAGGCGCGCGAGGAAGGTCAGGTTGCGCGTTCGCGCGAGCTCACCACGTTCCTGTTGCTGGCCACCGGCATCGCCGGTTTGTGGCTGACGTCCGGCTGGTTCGTCCAGGCGGTGCTTACGGTCGGGCGGACCGGGTTTACTTTCGGCCCCGGTGTCGCCCACGAGCAGGCGCGCATGATGTCGCAAGTCGTCGGGCAGCTGTTCACGATTGCCCGCGGGATCGCGCCACTGCTCGGGGTGCTGCTGGTGATGGCCCTGGTGGCTCCGAATCTGCTCGGCGGCTGGATGATTTCGGCCAAGTCGATCAAGGTCGATGTCAACCGGCTCAATCCGGTCAAGGGGCTGGGGCGGGTGTTCTCGTCCAATGCCGCCGCGGAACTGGGCAAGGCGATCGCCAAGTCGGTGCTGATCGGCTCGGTCGCTGCCGGCTTCATCTATGCCCACCTCGGCGAACTGATCGGTCTGGCGGGTCAGGATCCGGGGACCGCCATCATGCACGCCCTGCGCCTGGTAATTTTCTGCTGTGCGCTGATGGTGCTGGTGTTCGTGGTGGTGGTGGCGATCGACGTGCCGTTCCAGATCTGGAGCCACCACAAGAAGCTTCGCATGAGCCTCAAGGAAATCAAGGACGAGCACAAGGAGAACGAGGGCGATCCGCAGATCAAGGCCCGCGTGCGCGAGCAGCAGCAACGCATGGCGCGCAGCCGCATGATGGCCGCCGTGCCCGAGGCCGATGTGGTCGTGACCAACCCCAGCCATTACGCCGTCGCGCTGGCCTACGACGGCGAGCAGATGGGCGCGCCGCGGGTGGTGGCCAAGGGGGCCGACGAAGTCGCCGCCCGTATTCGTGACCTGGCGGCCGAACACCGTATTCCGCGGCTGGCCGCGCCGCCGCTGGCGCGGGCGCTGTATCGCCACGCCGACCTGAACACCGAAATACCGGCGGCGTTGTACACGGCGGTCGCCGAAGTGCTTGCCTGGGTCTATCAGCTCGACCGGGCGCGCCGCGACGGCGCTCCGGCACCCGAAACGCCGCGCGATATCGACGTGCCGCCCGAGTTGGCGGTGCCCGCGGGACAGGACTCGACATCATGA
- the flhA gene encoding flagellar biosynthesis protein FlhA, translated as MNTLTAWLGRTGLDQPGYYKMLAGPLLIIMIMAMMILPLPPFVLDVLFTFNIALSVMVLLVSMFTTKPLDFAAFPAVLLFATLLRLSLNVASTRVVLMNGHEGPGAAGQVIESFGEFLVGGNLAVGLIVFLILIVINFMVITKGAGRIAEVGARFTLDALPGKQMAIDADLNAGLINEETAKARREETAMEADFYGSMDGASKFVRGDAVAGIMIMGINLIGGLIVGIAQHGMSVSGAAKTYTILTIGDGLVAQVPALVISTAAGVTVSRVASEQDVGQQLIGQLFNNPKVLFLAAGVLGLLGLVPGMPNMVFLLFTSMLGGLGWWLHREENARAAEAASTAPVAAVSSEAQEASWDDVQLVDPLGLEVGYRLIGLVDAAQDGELLRRIKGVRKKFAGEVGFLPPVVHIRDNLEFAPHDYRVTLNDVEIGRGEAFVGQFLAIDPGGAVGELEGRAGRDPAFGLPATWIEANKRDQAEAQGYTVVDAATVIATHINHLLSTHAADMLGRSEVSQLLERVKKDYPDLVDEVVPKPISLATLTAILGNLLSEQVSIRDMRRILDTLAVHGAHTTDSDELTAAVRVALGAAIVESWFGSDRQIDVIALDGRLEQMLTQALANGGGMEPGLAQTLIDQADQAARGQADRGLAPVLVVKHELRPLLARFLRRSIDSLVVLSQSEIPDDRQLRVSQVIGQGG; from the coding sequence ATGAACACGCTCACTGCCTGGCTCGGCCGCACTGGCCTCGATCAGCCCGGCTATTACAAGATGCTGGCCGGGCCGCTGCTGATCATCATGATCATGGCCATGATGATCCTGCCGCTGCCGCCATTCGTGCTGGACGTGCTGTTCACGTTCAACATCGCGCTGTCGGTGATGGTGCTGCTGGTGTCCATGTTCACCACCAAGCCGCTGGATTTCGCCGCCTTCCCGGCGGTGCTGCTGTTCGCCACATTGCTGCGGCTTTCGCTCAATGTGGCCTCCACGCGTGTGGTGCTGATGAACGGCCATGAAGGCCCGGGCGCGGCCGGACAGGTGATCGAGTCGTTCGGCGAATTCCTCGTGGGCGGCAATCTCGCGGTCGGCCTGATCGTGTTCCTGATTCTGATCGTGATCAACTTCATGGTGATCACCAAGGGCGCCGGTCGTATCGCCGAGGTTGGCGCACGTTTTACGCTCGACGCCTTGCCCGGCAAGCAGATGGCGATCGACGCCGATCTCAATGCCGGTCTGATCAACGAGGAAACGGCCAAGGCCCGCCGTGAGGAAACCGCCATGGAGGCGGATTTCTATGGCTCGATGGACGGCGCCAGCAAGTTCGTGCGTGGCGACGCCGTCGCCGGCATCATGATCATGGGCATCAATCTGATCGGCGGGCTGATCGTCGGTATCGCCCAGCACGGCATGAGTGTGTCCGGTGCGGCCAAGACCTATACCATCCTGACCATCGGTGACGGCCTGGTCGCCCAGGTGCCGGCACTGGTCATCTCCACCGCGGCCGGCGTGACCGTGTCGCGCGTCGCCAGCGAGCAGGATGTCGGCCAGCAGCTGATCGGTCAGTTGTTCAACAATCCCAAGGTGCTATTCCTGGCGGCGGGCGTGCTGGGTTTGCTGGGACTGGTGCCCGGCATGCCGAACATGGTGTTTCTGTTGTTTACCAGCATGCTCGGCGGGCTGGGCTGGTGGCTGCATCGCGAGGAAAACGCGCGCGCGGCGGAAGCGGCGAGCACGGCGCCGGTGGCGGCGGTCAGTTCCGAGGCCCAGGAAGCCAGCTGGGATGACGTTCAGTTGGTCGATCCGCTCGGCCTCGAGGTTGGCTATCGGCTGATCGGCCTGGTGGATGCCGCACAGGACGGTGAGCTGTTGCGTCGAATCAAGGGCGTGCGCAAGAAGTTCGCCGGCGAGGTGGGTTTCCTGCCGCCGGTGGTGCATATTCGCGACAATCTCGAATTCGCCCCGCATGATTACCGGGTGACGCTGAACGACGTCGAAATCGGGCGCGGCGAGGCGTTCGTCGGCCAGTTCCTTGCGATCGACCCCGGCGGCGCGGTCGGCGAACTGGAAGGCCGGGCCGGGCGCGATCCGGCGTTCGGCCTGCCGGCCACCTGGATCGAGGCGAACAAGCGCGATCAGGCCGAAGCGCAGGGCTACACGGTGGTCGACGCCGCGACCGTGATCGCCACGCATATCAATCATCTGTTGAGTACCCACGCCGCCGACATGCTCGGTCGCTCCGAGGTGAGCCAGTTGCTCGAGCGTGTGAAGAAGGACTATCCGGATCTGGTCGACGAAGTCGTGCCCAAGCCGATCAGCCTGGCCACGCTCACTGCGATCCTGGGTAATCTGTTGTCCGAACAGGTCTCGATCCGGGACATGCGCCGGATTCTCGACACGCTGGCCGTGCACGGCGCACACACCACCGACAGCGACGAGCTGACCGCCGCGGTACGCGTGGCGCTCGGCGCAGCCATCGTCGAATCCTGGTTCGGCTCAGACAGGCAGATCGACGTGATCGCGCTCGACGGCCGGCTCGAACAGATGCTGACCCAGGCGTTGGCCAATGGCGGCGGCATGGAGCCGGGGCTCGCCCAGACGTTGATCGACCAGGCCGACCAGGCCGCGCGCGGGCAGGCCGATCGCGGGCTTGCGCCGGTGCTGGTGGTCAAGCACGAGTTGCGTCCGCTGCTCGCGCGCTTCCTGCGTCGCAGCATCGATTCCCTGGTGGTTTTGTCGCAAAGCGAAATTCCCGACGACCGCCAGCTGCGGGTATCGCAGGTGATCGGGCAGGGCGGATGA
- a CDS encoding flagellar protein FlhE, giving the protein MNRTACVLAVGAALLAPAWPVIAAGSWVAQANLPAIVHCGQRYVSPTLAPRATTPTAGRGIRRVHWRYGYDRLGDPRMQGRLCAAGRCVDASSARGQSDAFAGLPVATPFHLILETPGTGPVIPVMRAGRVQLVVDFE; this is encoded by the coding sequence ATGAATCGAACGGCCTGCGTGCTGGCCGTCGGCGCCGCGCTGCTCGCCCCGGCGTGGCCGGTCATCGCTGCGGGGTCCTGGGTCGCACAGGCGAACCTGCCCGCCATCGTCCATTGCGGACAGCGTTATGTATCGCCGACGCTGGCGCCGCGCGCGACCACGCCGACGGCGGGGCGCGGGATACGGCGTGTTCATTGGCGTTATGGCTATGATCGGCTGGGCGATCCGCGCATGCAGGGCCGGCTTTGCGCGGCCGGACGGTGCGTGGATGCCTCGAGTGCGCGCGGTCAGTCCGACGCGTTCGCGGGCCTGCCCGTGGCGACGCCGTTTCATCTCATTCTGGAAACCCCGGGCACCGGCCCTGTGATCCCGGTCATGCGTGCGGGGCGCGTCCAACTGGTGGTGGATTTCGAATAG
- a CDS encoding flagella synthesis protein FlgN, whose translation MSLAAEYAAHLARQDEAVQAFVDLLQRERDALAAQPVAYPALAQLTEAKSQQAEALESLERARRELADAARADSGVTDAELAAQLGCGELWARMSARVAQARNQNAINGVAINTRLDHTEARLDFLRRHASGSLYAANGRRSPSTGGGRLRGDA comes from the coding sequence ATGAGCCTTGCCGCCGAGTACGCCGCGCATCTCGCCCGCCAGGACGAAGCCGTACAGGCCTTTGTGGACCTGCTTCAGCGTGAACGCGACGCGCTGGCCGCGCAACCGGTTGCCTATCCCGCGCTCGCGCAGCTCACCGAAGCCAAGAGCCAGCAGGCCGAGGCGCTGGAATCGCTCGAGCGCGCGCGACGCGAGCTCGCCGATGCCGCGCGCGCCGACTCGGGCGTCACGGATGCCGAACTGGCCGCCCAACTCGGTTGCGGCGAGCTTTGGGCACGCATGAGCGCGCGCGTCGCCCAGGCGCGCAACCAGAACGCCATCAACGGCGTGGCCATCAACACCCGCCTCGATCATACCGAGGCCCGGCTGGACTTCCTCCGGCGCCATGCCTCCGGCTCACTGTATGCGGCCAACGGCCGTCGCAGTCCGTCGACCGGCGGCGGTCGCCTGCGCGGCGACGCCTGA
- the flgM gene encoding flagellar biosynthesis anti-sigma factor FlgM, which translates to MPIDPTRQKSINRVNTGQSAESTSGARRPEGARSDASAASAGSTHLSKLDTSNPSHDISTARVAEIRQGIADGTLTFDTGRIADGIIASARELTGHN; encoded by the coding sequence GTGCCCATAGACCCGACACGTCAAAAGAGCATCAATCGCGTCAACACCGGCCAGAGTGCCGAATCCACCTCGGGCGCCCGACGCCCGGAGGGCGCACGCAGCGATGCGTCGGCCGCAAGCGCCGGATCGACCCACCTGAGCAAGCTCGATACGAGCAACCCCAGCCACGACATCAGCACCGCGCGCGTCGCCGAGATCCGCCAGGGCATCGCCGACGGTACGCTGACCTTCGACACCGGGCGCATCGCCGACGGCATTATCGCCAGTGCGCGCGAGCTCACGGGCCACAACTAG
- the flgA gene encoding flagellar basal body P-ring formation chaperone FlgA — MARARVIALSLAVIVLGGPLAAQAGDDPLAAQVRNFLRAENAGVGDHISVTVNTPTARMPACHDPQPFLPGQASRTTGRITVGVRCPGDSPATRYLQADVRVYGHYFVASHDIDSGETLTAGDLTSREGDITRDRDRLPDSEQAIIGQQARRRIAESQTIVSNMLEAPDVISRGDSVKVVSKGPGFSISTHGKALGNAAAGGNVRVRTANGTIVSGTPDGPGVVIVSP, encoded by the coding sequence ATGGCTCGCGCGCGCGTCATCGCCCTTTCGCTGGCGGTGATCGTGCTGGGCGGGCCACTCGCCGCACAGGCGGGCGACGATCCGCTCGCCGCGCAGGTCCGCAATTTTCTACGCGCGGAGAACGCGGGCGTCGGCGATCACATCAGCGTGACAGTGAACACGCCCACCGCGCGCATGCCGGCCTGCCATGATCCGCAGCCGTTCCTGCCCGGTCAGGCATCGCGCACGACCGGCCGGATCACCGTAGGTGTGCGCTGCCCCGGCGATTCACCCGCGACACGCTACCTGCAGGCCGATGTGCGTGTGTACGGCCACTATTTCGTCGCCAGCCACGACATCGATTCCGGCGAGACCCTGACCGCGGGCGACCTGACGTCGCGCGAAGGCGACATCACGCGCGATCGCGACCGGCTGCCCGACAGCGAACAGGCGATCATCGGCCAGCAGGCGCGGCGCCGCATCGCCGAGTCCCAGACCATCGTGTCGAACATGCTCGAGGCCCCCGATGTCATCTCTCGCGGCGACAGTGTTAAAGTCGTTTCCAAAGGGCCGGGTTTCTCGATCAGCACGCACGGCAAGGCACTCGGCAATGCCGCCGCGGGTGGCAATGTTCGCGTGCGCACAGCCAACGGCACGATCGTATCCGGCACGCCGGACGGGCCGGGCGTGGTGATCGTGTCGCCGTAG
- the flgB gene encoding flagellar basal body rod protein FlgB: MIDRLTESLNFYSQALNLRAERQKVLASNIANSDTPGYKARDFDFAAALHDAVDGQQMQAQSQGGLALATTEPGHIAGQGPSTSTVGGVDLAYRNPTQPSLDGNTVDMNAERVQFMDNSLHYRADLQILGGQIKGLKSAMAPS, encoded by the coding sequence ATGATCGACCGACTCACCGAGTCGCTGAATTTCTATAGTCAGGCGCTGAATCTGCGCGCCGAGCGTCAGAAGGTTCTGGCCTCGAATATCGCCAACAGCGACACGCCGGGCTACAAGGCACGCGATTTCGATTTCGCCGCGGCGCTGCATGATGCGGTCGACGGCCAGCAGATGCAGGCGCAGAGCCAGGGCGGGTTGGCGCTGGCGACCACCGAGCCCGGGCATATCGCCGGGCAGGGGCCGTCGACTTCGACCGTCGGCGGTGTCGATCTGGCGTATCGCAACCCGACCCAGCCGAGCCTGGATGGCAACACGGTCGACATGAACGCCGAGCGCGTCCAGTTCATGGACAACTCGCTGCATTACCGGGCCGATCTGCAGATTCTCGGCGGTCAGATCAAGGGTCTGAAGTCGGCGATGGCGCCGAGCTGA
- the flgC gene encoding flagellar basal body rod protein FlgC produces MAVNSIFGIAGSALTAQSERMNVAASNMANADSVAGPDGQPYRGKEVQFQVAAAPGSEIGGVAVSGVTDNPAPFRKEYRPDSPLADDKGYVKMPNVNPTDEMVNMISASRSYEANVNVLNTGKNLALSTLKLGQ; encoded by the coding sequence ATGGCAGTCAACAGTATTTTCGGCATTGCCGGATCGGCGCTGACCGCGCAGTCCGAGCGCATGAACGTCGCCGCCAGCAACATGGCCAACGCTGACAGCGTGGCCGGGCCGGACGGCCAGCCTTATCGCGGCAAGGAAGTGCAGTTTCAGGTCGCGGCCGCCCCGGGATCGGAGATCGGCGGTGTGGCCGTATCCGGCGTGACCGACAACCCGGCGCCGTTCCGCAAGGAGTATCGCCCGGATAGTCCGCTGGCCGACGACAAGGGCTACGTCAAGATGCCCAACGTCAACCCGACCGACGAGATGGTCAACATGATCTCGGCGTCGCGTTCCTATGAAGCCAACGTCAACGTGCTCAACACGGGCAAGAATCTGGCGCTCAGCACACTCAAGCTGGGTCAATAA
- a CDS encoding flagellar hook assembly protein FlgD — protein sequence MATSPLTSMYANASSKAAAAAASAGSTATASGGSSASTGSQDLSNRFLTLLVAQMKNQDPMNPTDNSQVTSQIAQINTVTGINNLNDTLGKITGQIDTSQQLQASSLIGHNVLVPGNEVKVGADGTATAFGVDLPSDAKKMSITITDAAGNVVHKSEYANQAAGVQSFKWDGKNASGAKVDPGKYTVNISATGSDGSAVKARALDTGYVDGVVSGASGPQLDLGPGGLVGLSNVYQIL from the coding sequence ATGGCAACCAGTCCCCTGACATCCATGTATGCCAACGCGAGCTCGAAGGCGGCAGCGGCAGCGGCGAGCGCCGGCTCGACTGCGACTGCGTCGGGCGGATCGTCCGCGTCGACCGGCAGCCAGGATTTGAGCAATCGGTTCCTGACGCTTCTGGTGGCGCAGATGAAGAACCAGGATCCGATGAATCCGACCGACAACTCGCAGGTGACGTCACAGATCGCCCAGATCAACACGGTCACCGGGATCAACAACCTCAATGACACGCTCGGCAAGATCACCGGCCAGATCGACACCTCGCAGCAACTGCAGGCGAGTTCCCTGATCGGCCACAACGTCCTGGTGCCAGGCAACGAGGTGAAGGTGGGTGCCGACGGCACGGCGACCGCCTTCGGCGTGGACCTGCCCTCCGACGCCAAGAAGATGAGCATCACCATCACCGACGCGGCCGGCAACGTCGTGCACAAATCCGAATACGCCAACCAGGCGGCGGGCGTGCAGTCGTTTAAATGGGACGGCAAGAATGCCAGCGGCGCCAAGGTCGATCCGGGCAAATACACGGTCAACATATCGGCCACCGGCAGCGACGGCAGCGCCGTCAAGGCGCGGGCGCTGGACACCGGCTACGTCGACGGCGTGGTCTCGGGCGCGTCCGGGCCGCAGCTCGATCTCGGTCCGGGCGGCCTGGTCGGCCTCAGCAACGTCTATCAGATTTTATGA